The proteins below are encoded in one region of Helianthus annuus cultivar XRQ/B chromosome 2, HanXRQr2.0-SUNRISE, whole genome shotgun sequence:
- the LOC110910071 gene encoding malonyl-coenzyme A:anthocyanin 3-O-glucoside-6''-O-malonyltransferase: protein MASVPLLTIVEESRVSPPAATIGDRLLPLTFFDFWWLKQHPPVHNLFFYELSITQTHFTENIIPSLKHSLSITLQHFFPFSGHLIVFPTSTKKPEIRYVEGDSVAVTFAECNLDFNELTGNHPRDCGMFYYLIPQLGQADKTQDFTKIPVFSVKVTLFPNSGISIGMTNHHCLGDASTRFIFLKAWTSIAQCGTDESFLANGTLPIYDRVVKNPKLDENYLKFVEVENFKEKYQPPKLCGPTDKVRGTFILPRTLLLRLKRLVSTRLPTLAYVSSFTVACAYIWSCIAYTRNDELQLFGFAIDCRTHMDPVIPTAYFGNCVSRCGAVEKTTELSGKEGFVNAAKLLGESLHKTLTDKDGVVKEVESFGYLFAKGIPTTMIGVAGTPKLKFYDMDFGWGKPKKLETISIDYSGSISMNGCRENNEDLEIGVCLATNEMESFVRMFEDGLKKYI from the coding sequence ATGGCTTCCGTTCCCCTCTTGACTATTGTTGAAGAGTCACGGGTATCACCACCAGCGGCCACCATAGGCGACAGGTTGTTGCCACTGACCTTCTTTGACTTTTGGTGGTTAAAGCAACACCCTCCTGTTCACAATCTATTCTTTTACGAGCTCTCAATCACACAAACTCACTTCACTGAAAATATTATTCCTAGTCTCAAACACTCTTTGTCAATCACTCTTCAACATTTTTTTCCATTTTCTGGTCACTTGATCGTGTTTCCTACTTCTACCAAAAAGCCGGAAATCcgttatgttgaaggtgattctgtTGCAGTGACTTTCGCAGAATGTAACCTTGATTTCAACGAACTAACGGGAAACCATCCCCGAGATTGTGGGATGTTTTACTATCTTATACCTCAACTAGGCCAAGCTGATAAAACTCAAGATTTTACAAAGATCCCGGTGTTCTCCGTTAAAGTGACACTTTTTCCAAACTCCGGAATCTCTATTGGAATGACAAATCACCATTGCCTTGGTGATGCTAGCACCAGGTTTATTTTCTTGAAGGCGTGGACGTCGATTGCTCAATGTGGTACAGATGAGTCGTTTCTAGCTAATGGAACTTTGCCGATTTATGATAGAGTAGTAAAAAACCCTAAACTAGATGAAAATTATCTAAAGTTTGTGGAAGTTGAAAACTTTAAAGAAAAGTATCAACCTCCAAAACTATGTGGACCAACTGATAAAGTTCGAGGCACATTTATATTGCCTCGAACTTTGTTGCTTAGGTTGAAACGTTTAGTTTCAACCCGACTACCAACATTAGCATATGTATCATCTTTTACGGTTGCATGTGCTTATATCTGGAGTTGCATAGCGTATACACGCAACGATGAGCTACAACTATTTGGTTTCGCCATTGATTGTAGGACACATATGGATCCCGTAATCCCAACAGCCTATTTCGGCAACTGTGTTAGCCGATGTGGTGCTGTGGAAAAAACCACTGAGTTAAGCGGAAAAGAAGGGTTCGTGAATGCTGCAAAATTGCTCGGAGAAAGTTTACATAAGACCTTGACTGATAAAGATGGAGTTGTTAAAGAAGTAGAGTCATTTGGGTACTTGTTTGCCAAAGGGATTCCAACAACAATGATTGGGGTCGCGGGAACACCAAAGCTCAAGTTTTATGACATGGATTTTGGGTGGGGTAAGCCCAAAAAACTCGAAACAATTTCGATCGATTATAGTGGCTCAATATCCATGAATGGGTGTAGAGAAAATAATGAAGATCTTGAGATCGGCGTTTGCCTTGCGACCAATGAGATGGAGTCTTTTGTTCGTATGTTTGAAGATGGGTTGAAAAAATACATTTAG
- the LOC118484168 gene encoding uncharacterized mitochondrial protein AtMg00810-like, with product MDNIILTGSDSSLIQTFVSRLHKEFSVKDLGSLGYFFGARGHSFAVKTLSQSSYAHDILARADLLDSKPVATPLVTIDTFLSKGTPFHDPTLYRSLIGPLQYLTITRPDLSYVVNQASQHLKVPTFSHFQSVKCILRYVKGTISFGLTFSEPTTTKLVGYSDADWARCIEMRRSTYGYSIYLGGNLVSWSAKKQPTVSRSSCESEYRAMANTAAEIIWLTHLLRELHVLPEARPTLLCDNKSAIFLSQNPVSHKRAKHIDIDYHFVRGLVSSGRLYTKFIPSNLQVADIFTKSLSQPLFEKFRGMLRVGPHLFDCGGVSTQRKLRNELCNIIF from the coding sequence ATGGACAATATCATCCTCACTGGTAGTGATTCCTCACTTATTCAGACCTTTGTTTCACGCCTTCACAAGGAATTTTCAGTTAAAGATTTGGGTTCTCTGGGTTATTTTTTTGGGGCTCGAGGTCACTCATTTGCAGTCAAGACTCTTTCTCAGTCAAGCTACGCTCATGACATTCTCGCTCGTGCTGACCTTTTGGATTCTAAACCGGTTGCTACTCCGCTTGTCACTATTGACACCTTTCTCAGCAAAGGTACTCCGTTTCATGATCCAACTCTTTACAGATCTTTGATTGGGCCCCTTCAGTATCTCACCATTACACGCCCGGATCTTTCCTATGTTGTAAATCAAGCTAGTCAGCACTTGAAAGTTCCTACTTTTTCTCACTTTCAATCTGTCAAGTGCATATTGCGCTATGTTAAAGGTACCATCTCGTTTGGCTTAACCTTCTCCGAGCCCACTACCACAAAATTAGTGGGCTACTCTGATGCAGATTGGGCCAGATGTATTGAAATGAGGAGATCGACTTATGGTTATTCAATTTATTTGGGTGGTAATCTTGTGTCATGGAGTGCAAAGAAACAACCCACAGTTTCCCGCTCCAGCTGTGAATCTGAATATCGGGCTATGGCTAACACTGCTGCAGAAATCATCTGGCTCACTCATCTTCTTCGAGAGCTTCATGTGCTACCTGAGGCTCGTCCCACTTTACTTTGCGACAACAAGAGTGCCATCTTCTTAAGTCAGAATCCAGTCTCTCACAAACGCGCTAAGCACATTGATATTGATTATCATTTTGTTCGAGGGCTAGTGTCTTCAGGTCGTCTTTACACAAAGTTCATTCCATCCAATCTCCAGGTTGCGGATATTTTTACCAAGAGCCTCTCGCAACCCTTATTTGAAAAGTTTCGTGGCATGCTACGAGTCGGCCCCCACCTATTCGATTGCGGAGGGGTATCAACACAACGCAAATTAAGGAATGAATTATGTAATATTATTTTCTAA
- the LOC110901955 gene encoding uncharacterized protein LOC110901955: MAVHGGRRGTTRFLSSVNYFTPTYRTVHKESGEKARPNVMTRLRLTPARNLGFDSGGDKFGEDDIGFFAFGCPEFVRGNVGVSPAQRRDQEAVGLAPGVCCTPGFQGAVWKAFAARRVWHVVKMVTVRCKMSVIVVLAGGKFWKQRNVLSHPTPWQLCMNIDWRRTVGPVLPLPLPLHRWVRDGILASCKW; encoded by the exons ATGGCTGTACACGGTGGCCGTCGTGGAACCACGCGCTTTCTCAGCTCAGTCAATTACTTTACCCCTACTTACAGAACAGTACACAAGGAATCCGGTGAGAAGGCGCGACCTAATGTTATGACGAGACTTCGATTAACTCCGGCAAGAAATCTG ggttttgattcggGTGGTGATAAATTTGGGGAAGATGATATCGGTTTCTTCGCCTTCGGTTGTCCAGAGTTCGTTAGAGGAAATGTTGGAGTCTCTCCAGCGCAGAGACGGGATCAAGAAGCCGTCGGACTTGCCCCTGGCGTTTGTTGCACGCCCGGCTTCCAAGGCGCGGTTTGGAAGGCGTTTGCTGCCCGCCGTGTTTGGCATGTCGTCAAGATGGTAACCGTAAGATGCAAGATGTCGGTAATAGTAGTTTTGGCAGGAGGAAAGTTTTGGAAACAGAGGAATGTGTTGAGTCACCCTACACCATGGCAGTTGTGCATGAACATCGATTGGCGGAGAACGGTGGGGCCGGTCTTGCCACTGCCCCTTCCCCTGCATCGTTGGGTTCGGGATGGGATACTAGCATCGTGTAAGTGGTAA